From Actinosynnema mirum DSM 43827, a single genomic window includes:
- the rplM gene encoding 50S ribosomal protein L13: protein MRTYSPKPGEVTRAWHVIDAQDLVLGRLATQAATLLRGKHKPTYAPHVDTGDFVIVINADKVALTGKKREQAFAYRHSGHPGGLSKQSFGELLDTRADRLVEKAIKGMLPKNRLGRAMASKLKVYTGSEHPHAAQQPQPFEIKKVAQ from the coding sequence GTGCGCACGTACAGCCCGAAGCCCGGCGAGGTGACCCGCGCCTGGCACGTGATCGACGCCCAGGACCTGGTGCTCGGTCGGCTCGCCACCCAGGCCGCGACGCTGCTGCGCGGCAAGCACAAGCCGACCTACGCCCCACACGTTGACACCGGTGACTTCGTCATCGTCATCAACGCCGACAAGGTGGCGCTGACCGGCAAGAAGCGGGAGCAGGCCTTCGCCTACCGCCACTCCGGCCACCCCGGTGGTCTGAGCAAGCAGTCGTTCGGCGAGCTGCTCGACACCCGCGCCGACCGCTTGGTCGAGAAGGCGATCAAGGGCATGCTGCCCAAGAACCGCCTCGGCCGCGCGATGGCCTCCAAGCTGAAGGTCTACACCGGCTCGGAGCACCCGCACGCTGCGCAGCAGCCGCAGCCGTTCGAGATCAAGAAGGTCGCCCAGTGA
- a CDS encoding type VII secretion-associated protein, translating to MSLRVAVDFGTSSTCVAVSVRGREPQVVVVDGQPIVPSAVFAAADGTLFVGQEAERQAAVDPARYEPHPKRRVDESELLLGTTVLPVADAVRAVLSRAVDEARRFAGGAPVDQLVLTHPAAWGPVRTGVLLRAAHGLGREVRLVPEPVAAAVFHSASHAVPEGAALAVLDLGGGTVDASVVVRRAGAFQVLATEGDPGFGGADIDQALLEHIGGSLAEADRAAWAQLVEGRELADRRKRRVLRQDVRGAKETLSRHSYTDVPLPPPLPDAHVTRLDLERLVAEPLARAAGLVASTARAAGLEPGALAAVFLVGGTSRVPLVARLVLEQTGAVPTSIDQPETVVARGALLASAPGPADKPRASGTEGPTTRITPADEAATRKLTAGEIPRTDGPTRKITRRMTMPPQPGPFAPQPPSPQSPSQPLPQQLPPPLPPPRLTHFPSTLPPQPRPPARRSRVPLVVGGVLALVLVVGAATAYALAGGWWSGSGPGPSPSPPPAADERVTAQYDYRFSRPEGWEQSGSDAQERRVQLKPSGSAGDGAVLVVQERKLNYDATAEPGRAEAELRAQYEAGGGNLSDFDARASFADKDVVRFREAGQGASTDWYVVFQGRVQVSVGCRYADQDRERVRSACEHVVRTLSVTS from the coding sequence ATGAGCCTGCGCGTCGCCGTCGACTTCGGCACGTCCAGCACCTGCGTGGCCGTCTCGGTGCGCGGCAGGGAACCGCAGGTCGTCGTGGTCGACGGCCAGCCGATCGTCCCGTCCGCCGTGTTCGCCGCCGCCGACGGCACCCTGTTCGTCGGCCAGGAGGCCGAGCGGCAGGCCGCCGTGGACCCCGCGCGCTACGAGCCGCACCCGAAGCGCCGCGTCGACGAGTCCGAGCTGCTCCTGGGCACCACGGTGCTGCCGGTGGCCGACGCGGTGCGCGCCGTGCTGTCCCGCGCCGTGGACGAGGCCAGGCGCTTCGCGGGCGGCGCCCCGGTCGACCAGCTCGTGCTCACCCACCCCGCCGCGTGGGGCCCGGTGCGCACCGGCGTGCTGCTGCGGGCCGCGCACGGGCTGGGCCGCGAGGTCCGGCTGGTGCCGGAACCGGTCGCCGCCGCGGTGTTCCACTCCGCGTCGCACGCGGTGCCCGAGGGCGCCGCGCTGGCCGTGCTCGATCTGGGCGGCGGCACGGTCGACGCCAGCGTCGTGGTGCGCCGCGCCGGGGCGTTCCAGGTGCTGGCCACCGAGGGCGACCCCGGCTTCGGCGGCGCGGACATCGACCAGGCGCTGCTGGAGCACATCGGCGGCTCGCTCGCCGAGGCCGACCGCGCGGCGTGGGCGCAGCTCGTGGAGGGGCGGGAGCTGGCCGACCGGCGCAAGCGGCGGGTGCTGCGGCAGGACGTGCGCGGCGCCAAGGAGACCCTGTCCCGGCACTCCTACACCGACGTGCCGCTGCCGCCGCCGCTGCCCGACGCGCACGTGACCAGGCTCGACCTGGAGCGGCTGGTGGCCGAGCCGCTGGCGCGGGCCGCCGGGCTGGTGGCCTCCACCGCGCGCGCCGCCGGGCTGGAGCCCGGCGCGCTGGCGGCGGTGTTCCTGGTCGGCGGCACGAGCCGGGTGCCGCTGGTGGCGCGGCTGGTGCTGGAGCAGACCGGCGCGGTGCCGACCAGCATCGACCAGCCGGAGACCGTGGTGGCCAGGGGCGCGCTGCTCGCGTCCGCGCCCGGTCCGGCCGACAAGCCCCGCGCGTCCGGGACCGAGGGCCCGACCACCCGGATCACCCCGGCCGACGAGGCCGCCACCCGCAAGCTCACCGCGGGGGAGATCCCCCGGACCGACGGGCCCACCCGCAAGATCACCCGGCGGATGACGATGCCGCCGCAGCCCGGCCCGTTCGCCCCGCAGCCCCCGTCCCCGCAGTCCCCGTCGCAGCCCCTGCCCCAGCAGCTCCCGCCCCCGCTGCCGCCGCCCCGGCTGACCCACTTCCCGAGCACCCTCCCGCCGCAGCCGCGCCCGCCCGCGCGCCGCAGCCGGGTGCCGCTGGTGGTCGGCGGGGTGCTCGCGCTGGTCCTCGTGGTCGGCGCGGCCACCGCCTACGCGCTCGCGGGCGGCTGGTGGTCCGGATCGGGTCCCGGTCCGAGCCCGTCCCCGCCGCCCGCCGCCGACGAGCGCGTCACGGCCCAGTACGACTACCGCTTCTCCCGGCCCGAGGGCTGGGAGCAGTCCGGCAGCGACGCGCAGGAGCGCAGGGTGCAGCTCAAGCCCTCGGGCTCGGCGGGCGACGGGGCCGTGCTCGTCGTGCAGGAGCGCAAGCTCAACTACGACGCGACCGCCGAACCCGGCCGCGCGGAGGCCGAGCTGCGCGCCCAGTACGAGGCGGGCGGGGGCAACTTGTCCGATTTCGACGCGCGGGCGTCGTTCGCGGACAAGGATGTGGTGCGCTTCCGCGAAGCGGGCCAGGGCGCCTCGACCGACTGGTACGTGGTGTTCCAGGGGCGCGTGCAGGTCAGCGTCGGCTGCCGGTACGCGGACCAGGACCGCGAGCGGGTGCGGTCCGCCTGCGAGCACGTGGTGCGGACCCTGTCCGTGACGAGCTGA
- a CDS encoding WXG100 family type VII secretion target gives MAGYGVSPADLQKVAGQYEDHGTDIIQMSSGLAPGVGAGQVGRKFQGVAATYKAYFDRLQENVNTFGRGTNNVAQRLKDVANSYQSEEQSNSTRFGG, from the coding sequence GTGGCTGGTTACGGGGTCAGTCCCGCTGATCTGCAGAAGGTCGCGGGTCAGTACGAGGACCACGGGACGGACATCATCCAGATGAGCTCGGGGTTGGCCCCCGGTGTCGGCGCGGGCCAGGTCGGGCGGAAGTTCCAGGGTGTCGCAGCCACCTACAAGGCCTACTTCGACCGCCTCCAGGAGAACGTGAACACCTTCGGGCGCGGCACGAACAACGTCGCGCAGCGGCTCAAGGACGTCGCGAACTCGTACCAGAGCGAGGAGCAGAGCAACTCCACCAGGTTCGGCGGGTGA
- a CDS encoding WXG100 family type VII secretion target, protein MAGYSTGTPELQNAARDITNTNGNVQGILGQLRSTVDSLAPAWVGNAADSFNKLIERFNDDARKLNEALLAIANEMDSTAATYIQQEEEQAQEMSTIANRLGGGF, encoded by the coding sequence ATGGCTGGTTACTCCACCGGAACTCCCGAGCTCCAGAACGCGGCTCGGGACATCACCAACACCAACGGCAACGTCCAGGGCATCCTGGGCCAGCTGCGGAGCACGGTGGACTCGCTCGCCCCCGCGTGGGTGGGTAACGCCGCCGACTCGTTCAACAAGCTGATCGAGCGCTTCAACGACGACGCCCGCAAGCTGAACGAGGCGCTGCTCGCCATCGCGAACGAGATGGACAGCACGGCCGCGACCTACATCCAGCAGGAAGAGGAGCAGGCGCAGGAGATGTCCACGATCGCGAACCGCCTCGGCGGCGGTTTCTGA
- a CDS encoding type VII secretion protein EccC produces MSTLQFKRMARLAAPRPPGGEVHLEPPPEVPRVIPGNIMMKAMPVVMIISSVGMMALMFTYSNRSPAAMIMPGMMLVSTIGMMASGMGSGKGQKKAEMNEDRKDYLRYLGQMRDRAREAADEQRAEREWVHPDPQMLWSLATTRRMWERRQSDPDFCHLRAGRGSQRLATRLVPPQTGPVEELEPIATLALRRFVRAHSLVPDLPISIALRGFAAVGLIGEINEKRGLARALIAQMATFHSPDDLLIAVVTTGRTKAEWEWAKWLPHVQHPSIVDGIGQLRMMASSLAEVEAMLDEQLRERQRFTRNAPPPSDQPHIVIVIDDGDVTREEQILLEEGLVGVTLLDLSESLGNLTARRGLRLVIEDGKLGARSASGVEWFGGPDSLSITEVEALARRLSPYRIGGMGDAGGDTEDPLSANPALLELLGIPGDPMTFDVQQAWRPRPMHDRYRVPFGIGEFGQAVELDIKEAAENGMGPHGLCIGATGSGKSEFLRTLVLGLLATHSSTALNMILVDFKGGATFLGLDDAPHVAATITNLAGDLTLVDRMKDAIAGEVSRRQEVLAKGNYKNVWDYEKARENGADLDPLPALFICIDEFSEMLTAKPDFIDIFLQIGRVGRSLQMHMLLASQRLEEGKLRGLDTYLSYRIGLKTFSPAESRAAIGVPDAYELPPIPGSGYLSVQGSGLIRFKALYVSGPYRPAGIQVAGPAAPVSSDKRPRYFVPDYIEIPKEPERPKPQVVEVKKEDDKNEESELEVIVRRLKHQGPDAHEVWLPPLNEPPTLDAILPPLQQTDDRGLCAPGYPANGRLAVPLGVVDKPFEQRRDDLWADFSGAAGHGAIVGGPQSGKSMMLRTLITSMALTHTPEEVQFYCLDLGGGTLASLERLPHVGGFASRLDVDKARRMVAELTGLIAERERRFRAQGIDSMVEFRNRRRRGEIRDDDFGDAFLVVDGWMNFRQEFEALEPMVQALAAQGLSYGVHLVVAANRWAEIRPAMKDLLGTRLELRLGDPSESDVDRKVAVNVPPGRPGRGLSPQKLHFLVALPRIDTFSDPESVAAGVQDMINKVSGSWRGRHAPSVRLLPDLLPYQELMTAVATTNPNRGHLVPIGVNEDELAPVYLDFDADPHFMSLADGEAGKTNMLRTIVRGIMNSYTSNEALIMLVDYRRTMLGYIETDHLLSYAVSSTQLVDMIKDVQGSMKGRLPGPDVTQDQLRNRSWWKGPELFVIVDDYDLVAPQGSQNPLAPLAEFIPQAKDVGLHVIVVRRMGGASRAMYDPILGKLKEISAPIMVGSGSKEEGAIVGNLKASPQPPGRGTLVTRKLGQQRVQFAWIQPE; encoded by the coding sequence GTGAGCACGCTGCAGTTCAAGCGCATGGCGCGCCTTGCTGCGCCCCGACCGCCCGGCGGTGAGGTCCACCTCGAACCGCCGCCCGAGGTGCCCCGCGTCATCCCCGGCAACATCATGATGAAGGCGATGCCCGTCGTCATGATCATCTCGTCCGTGGGCATGATGGCGCTGATGTTCACGTACAGCAATCGGAGCCCGGCGGCGATGATCATGCCGGGGATGATGCTGGTGTCGACCATCGGCATGATGGCCAGCGGCATGGGCTCCGGGAAGGGCCAGAAGAAGGCCGAGATGAACGAGGACCGCAAGGACTACCTGCGGTACCTCGGCCAGATGCGCGACCGCGCGCGCGAGGCCGCCGACGAGCAGCGCGCCGAGCGCGAGTGGGTCCACCCCGACCCGCAGATGCTCTGGTCGCTCGCCACCACGCGGCGCATGTGGGAGCGCAGGCAGTCCGACCCGGACTTCTGCCACCTGCGCGCGGGCCGCGGCTCGCAGCGGCTGGCCACCCGGCTCGTCCCGCCGCAGACCGGCCCCGTCGAGGAGCTGGAGCCCATCGCGACCCTGGCGCTGCGCCGCTTCGTGCGCGCCCACTCGCTGGTGCCGGACCTGCCCATCTCGATCGCGCTGCGCGGCTTCGCGGCCGTCGGCCTGATCGGGGAGATCAACGAGAAGCGCGGCCTGGCCCGCGCCCTCATCGCGCAGATGGCCACCTTCCACTCGCCCGACGACCTGCTCATCGCGGTCGTCACCACCGGCCGCACCAAGGCCGAGTGGGAGTGGGCGAAGTGGCTGCCGCACGTGCAGCACCCGTCGATCGTCGACGGCATCGGCCAGCTGCGCATGATGGCCAGCTCGCTCGCCGAGGTCGAGGCGATGCTGGACGAGCAGCTGCGCGAGCGCCAGCGGTTCACCCGCAACGCCCCGCCGCCCAGCGACCAGCCGCACATCGTCATCGTCATCGACGACGGCGACGTGACCAGGGAGGAGCAGATCCTCCTGGAGGAGGGCCTGGTCGGCGTCACCCTGCTCGACCTGTCCGAGTCCCTGGGCAACCTGACCGCCCGGCGCGGCCTGCGCCTGGTGATCGAGGACGGCAAGCTCGGCGCCCGCAGCGCCAGCGGCGTGGAGTGGTTCGGCGGCCCCGACTCGCTCAGCATCACCGAGGTCGAGGCGCTGGCCCGCAGGCTCTCCCCGTACCGCATCGGCGGCATGGGCGACGCCGGCGGCGACACCGAGGACCCGCTGTCGGCCAACCCGGCCCTGCTGGAGCTGCTCGGCATCCCCGGCGACCCGATGACCTTCGACGTGCAGCAGGCCTGGCGCCCGCGCCCCATGCACGACCGGTACCGCGTGCCGTTCGGCATCGGCGAGTTCGGCCAGGCCGTCGAGCTGGACATCAAGGAGGCGGCCGAGAACGGCATGGGCCCGCACGGCCTGTGCATCGGCGCCACCGGTTCCGGCAAGTCCGAGTTCCTGCGCACCCTCGTGCTCGGCCTGCTGGCCACGCACTCGTCGACCGCGCTCAACATGATCCTGGTCGACTTCAAGGGCGGCGCGACGTTCCTCGGCCTGGACGACGCGCCGCACGTCGCCGCGACGATCACCAACCTGGCGGGCGACCTGACCCTCGTCGACCGCATGAAGGACGCGATCGCCGGTGAGGTGTCCCGCCGCCAGGAGGTCCTGGCGAAGGGCAACTACAAGAACGTCTGGGACTACGAGAAGGCCCGTGAGAACGGCGCCGACCTCGACCCGCTGCCCGCGCTGTTCATCTGCATCGACGAGTTCTCCGAGATGCTGACGGCCAAGCCGGACTTCATCGACATCTTCCTCCAGATCGGCCGCGTCGGCCGGTCGCTGCAGATGCACATGCTCCTGGCGTCGCAGCGCCTGGAGGAGGGCAAGCTGCGCGGTCTCGACACCTACCTGTCGTACCGGATCGGTCTGAAGACCTTCTCCCCGGCGGAGTCGCGAGCCGCGATCGGCGTCCCCGACGCCTACGAGCTGCCGCCCATCCCCGGTTCCGGCTACCTGTCGGTGCAGGGCTCCGGCCTGATCCGGTTCAAGGCGCTGTACGTGTCCGGCCCCTACCGCCCGGCGGGCATCCAGGTGGCGGGCCCGGCGGCCCCGGTGAGCAGCGACAAGCGCCCCCGGTACTTCGTGCCCGACTACATCGAGATCCCCAAGGAGCCCGAGCGGCCCAAGCCGCAGGTGGTCGAGGTCAAGAAGGAGGACGACAAGAACGAGGAGAGCGAGCTCGAGGTCATCGTCCGCAGGCTCAAGCACCAGGGCCCGGACGCCCACGAGGTGTGGCTGCCGCCGCTGAACGAGCCGCCGACCCTCGACGCGATCCTCCCGCCGCTCCAGCAGACCGACGACCGGGGCCTGTGCGCGCCCGGCTACCCGGCGAACGGCAGGCTCGCCGTGCCGCTGGGCGTGGTCGACAAGCCGTTCGAGCAGCGGCGCGACGACCTGTGGGCGGACTTCTCCGGCGCCGCCGGTCACGGCGCGATCGTGGGCGGCCCGCAGTCCGGCAAGTCGATGATGCTCCGCACCCTGATCACGTCGATGGCGCTGACCCACACGCCCGAGGAGGTGCAGTTCTACTGCCTCGACCTCGGTGGTGGCACGCTCGCCTCGCTGGAGCGGCTGCCGCACGTCGGTGGCTTCGCCTCCCGGCTCGACGTGGACAAGGCGCGCCGCATGGTCGCCGAGCTGACCGGTCTGATCGCCGAGCGCGAGCGGCGGTTCCGGGCGCAGGGCATCGACTCGATGGTCGAGTTCCGCAACCGCAGGCGCCGGGGCGAGATCCGCGACGACGACTTCGGCGACGCGTTCCTCGTCGTCGACGGCTGGATGAACTTCCGGCAGGAGTTCGAGGCGCTGGAGCCGATGGTCCAGGCGCTCGCCGCGCAGGGCCTGTCCTACGGCGTGCACCTCGTCGTGGCGGCCAACCGGTGGGCCGAGATCCGGCCCGCGATGAAGGACCTCCTGGGCACCCGGCTTGAGCTGCGGCTCGGCGACCCGAGCGAGTCCGACGTGGACCGCAAGGTCGCCGTCAACGTCCCGCCCGGCCGCCCCGGTCGCGGTCTGTCGCCGCAGAAGCTGCACTTCCTGGTCGCCCTGCCGCGCATCGACACCTTCTCGGACCCCGAGAGCGTGGCGGCGGGCGTGCAGGACATGATCAACAAGGTGAGCGGCTCCTGGCGCGGGCGCCACGCGCCCTCCGTGCGACTGCTGCCCGACCTGCTGCCGTACCAGGAGCTCATGACGGCGGTCGCCACGACCAACCCGAACCGGGGCCACCTGGTCCCGATCGGCGTCAACGAGGACGAGCTGGCCCCGGTCTACCTGGACTTCGACGCCGACCCGCACTTCATGTCGCTGGCCGACGGCGAGGCGGGCAAGACCAACATGCTGCGCACCATCGTGCGCGGCATCATGAACAGCTACACCTCGAACGAGGCGCTGATCATGCTGGTCGACTACCGGCGCACGATGCTCGGGTACATCGAGACCGACCACCTGCTCTCCTACGCGGTCTCGTCCACCCAGCTGGTCGACATGATCAAGGACGTGCAGGGCTCGATGAAGGGCCGCCTGCCCGGACCGGACGTCACGCAGGACCAGCTGCGCAACCGGTCCTGGTGGAAGGGCCCCGAGCTCTTCGTCATCGTCGACGACTACGACCTGGTCGCCCCGCAGGGCAGCCAGAACCCGCTGGCCCCGCTGGCGGAGTTCATCCCGCAGGCCAAGGACGTCGGCCTGCACGTGATCGTGGTCCGCCGCATGGGTGGCGCGTCCAGGGCCATGTACGACCCGATCCTGGGCAAGCTCAAGGAGATCTCGGCGCCGATCATGGTGGGCTCCGGTTCGAAGGAGGAGGGCGCCATCGTCGGCAACCTCAAGGCCTCGCCGCAGCCCCCCGGCCGGGGCACGCTGGTGACCCGCAAGCTGGGGCAGCAGCGCGTGCAGTTCGCCTGGATCCAGCCGGAGTAA
- the rpsI gene encoding 30S ribosomal protein S9 produces the protein MSTPETENDAVEAAEVAEFDAVEAEATEGEAAEADAVEGDADATVEGDAVEGDASDVEVEEGEVEEESAPVVLHQLNGAPHLAQTVGRRKEAIVRVRLLPGTGKFTLNGKTMDQYFPNKVHQQLIREPLVTTEKPETFDVIANLRGGGTTGQAGALRLAIARALIAVDSEDRPVLKKAGFLTRDPRVKERKKYGLKKARKAPQYSKR, from the coding sequence GTGAGCACCCCTGAGACCGAGAACGACGCCGTCGAGGCGGCGGAGGTCGCCGAGTTCGACGCCGTCGAGGCCGAGGCCACCGAGGGCGAGGCCGCTGAGGCCGACGCCGTCGAGGGCGACGCCGACGCCACCGTCGAGGGCGACGCCGTCGAGGGCGACGCCTCCGACGTCGAGGTCGAGGAGGGCGAGGTCGAGGAGGAGTCCGCTCCCGTCGTCCTCCACCAGCTGAACGGCGCGCCGCACCTGGCGCAGACCGTCGGCCGCCGCAAGGAGGCGATCGTCCGCGTTCGCCTGCTGCCCGGCACCGGCAAGTTCACGCTCAACGGCAAGACGATGGACCAGTACTTCCCGAACAAGGTCCACCAGCAGCTCATCCGCGAGCCCCTGGTCACGACCGAGAAGCCCGAGACGTTCGACGTCATCGCGAACCTGCGCGGCGGCGGCACCACCGGCCAGGCCGGTGCGCTGCGCCTCGCGATCGCCCGCGCGCTGATCGCCGTCGACTCCGAGGACCGCCCGGTCCTCAAGAAGGCCGGCTTCCTCACCCGCGACCCCAGGGTCAAGGAGCGGAAGAAGTACGGTCTGAAGAAGGCCCGCAAGGCGCCTCAGTACAGCAAGCGCTGA
- a CDS encoding histidine kinase: protein MTGIQDAYARFRSDLAAATTRASRASGEGGARNAALRSATRALADRARAGAPDPASTGTSPDVRRVAGGWRESRGLPVENLPSEIPGSAGESQAQTGANANQVHEQTRPASRPVAARGAHPSVEQGDDEDFSQARIMS, encoded by the coding sequence ATGACCGGCATCCAGGACGCCTACGCCAGGTTCCGCTCGGACCTGGCCGCCGCCACCACCAGGGCGAGCAGGGCCTCGGGCGAGGGCGGCGCGCGCAACGCGGCCCTGCGCTCGGCCACCCGCGCGCTGGCCGACCGGGCGCGGGCGGGCGCGCCCGACCCGGCGTCGACCGGGACCTCGCCGGACGTCCGCAGGGTGGCGGGCGGCTGGCGCGAGAGCCGGGGGCTTCCCGTCGAGAATTTGCCCTCGGAAATTCCGGGTTCCGCCGGGGAATCGCAAGCGCAAACGGGAGCGAATGCAAATCAGGTGCACGAGCAAACGCGACCGGCGTCACGTCCCGTGGCCGCCCGAGGGGCTCACCCGTCAGTGGAGCAGGGCGATGACGAGGACTTTTCGCAAGCGCGAATCATGAGCTGA
- a CDS encoding WXG100 family type VII secretion target, translating to MNDQIKVDFGQLSGAAGDISGHATKVQTELDELKQRIAPVVAQWDGVSSETYQEAQRKWDTAAADLQQVLASIGTAVAAATEAYQSAEQRNTGRWG from the coding sequence ATGAACGACCAGATCAAGGTTGACTTCGGGCAGCTGTCGGGCGCTGCCGGCGACATCTCGGGCCACGCGACCAAGGTCCAGACCGAGCTGGACGAGCTCAAGCAGCGCATCGCCCCCGTCGTGGCGCAGTGGGACGGTGTCTCCTCCGAGACCTACCAGGAGGCGCAGCGCAAGTGGGACACCGCCGCCGCCGACCTCCAGCAGGTCCTCGCGTCCATCGGCACCGCGGTCGCCGCGGCCACCGAGGCCTACCAGTCCGCTGAGCAGCGGAACACCGGCCGCTGGGGCTGA
- the glmM gene encoding phosphoglucosamine mutase, with product MARLFGTDGVRGLANADLTPELALSVAASAARVLAEHDRSHRPVAVVGRDPRASGEMLEAAVVAGLASAGADVLRVGVLPTPAVAHLVGALGADVGVMISASHNPMPDNGVKLFAAGGHKLPDAVEDEIEQKLGEGAHRPTGAEVGRVRDVPDALSQYVEHLLKVVPSRLDGLKVVVDCANGAASGAAPEAYRRAGAEVVEINAAPNGLNINEDCGSNHIGQLRAAVLEHGADLGIAHDGDADRCAAVDANGDEVDGDQIMAVLALAMQEAGELTDNTLVVTVMSNLGLHLAMREHGIALRTTAVGDRYVVEELRAGGYALGGEQSGHVVLPAHATTGDGLLTALRLMARVASTGKPLADLAGVMRRLPQVLLNVVVSDKATVAAAPSVAEAVAAVTEELGDTGRVLLRPSGTEQLVRVMVEAPTHELAESAAQRLAGVVSAVR from the coding sequence ATGGCTCGGCTGTTCGGCACCGACGGCGTTCGCGGACTCGCGAACGCCGACCTCACCCCGGAACTCGCGCTCTCCGTCGCCGCCTCCGCAGCGCGGGTGCTCGCCGAGCACGACCGGTCCCACCGCCCCGTCGCGGTGGTCGGCCGCGACCCCAGGGCCAGCGGCGAGATGCTGGAGGCCGCCGTCGTGGCGGGCCTGGCCAGCGCGGGCGCGGACGTGCTGCGCGTGGGCGTGCTGCCCACGCCCGCCGTCGCGCACCTGGTCGGCGCGCTCGGCGCCGACGTGGGCGTGATGATCTCCGCCTCGCACAACCCCATGCCGGACAACGGGGTGAAGCTGTTCGCCGCCGGTGGGCACAAGCTGCCCGACGCCGTCGAGGACGAGATCGAGCAGAAGCTCGGCGAAGGCGCGCACCGCCCGACCGGCGCCGAGGTGGGCCGGGTCCGCGACGTGCCGGACGCGCTCAGCCAGTACGTCGAGCACCTGCTGAAGGTCGTGCCCAGCAGGCTGGACGGCCTGAAGGTCGTGGTCGACTGCGCGAACGGCGCGGCGTCCGGCGCGGCCCCCGAGGCGTACCGCAGGGCGGGCGCGGAGGTCGTCGAGATCAACGCGGCCCCGAACGGCCTGAACATCAACGAGGACTGCGGCTCGAACCACATCGGGCAGCTGCGCGCCGCGGTGCTGGAGCACGGCGCCGACCTCGGCATCGCGCACGACGGCGACGCGGACCGCTGCGCCGCCGTGGACGCGAACGGCGACGAGGTCGACGGCGACCAGATCATGGCGGTGCTCGCGCTGGCCATGCAGGAAGCGGGCGAGCTGACCGACAACACGCTGGTCGTGACGGTCATGAGCAACCTGGGCCTGCACCTGGCGATGCGCGAGCACGGCATCGCGCTGCGCACCACGGCGGTCGGCGACCGGTACGTGGTGGAGGAGCTGCGCGCGGGCGGCTACGCCCTGGGCGGCGAGCAGTCGGGCCACGTCGTGCTGCCCGCGCACGCCACCACCGGCGACGGCCTGCTCACGGCCCTGCGCCTGATGGCCCGCGTCGCGTCGACGGGCAAGCCGCTGGCGGACCTGGCGGGCGTGATGCGCAGGCTCCCGCAGGTCCTGCTGAACGTCGTGGTCTCCGACAAGGCGACGGTGGCCGCGGCCCCGTCCGTGGCGGAGGCCGTGGCGGCCGTGACGGAGGAGCTGGGCGACACGGGACGCGTGCTGCTGCGGCCCTCGGGCACGGAGCAGCTGGTGCGCGTGATGGTCGAGGCGCCGACGCACGAGCTCGCCGAATCGGCGGCGCAGCGCTTGGCGGGCGTGGTCAGCGCGGTCCGCTGA